One segment of Toxoplasma gondii ME49 chromosome VI, whole genome shotgun sequence DNA contains the following:
- a CDS encoding hypothetical protein (encoded by transcript TGME49_241710) — translation MERIVVLVSATFLYSVVGRASMASAEMASRTKRLSILISFHCVLSEILSGHAAAEATSKPARQPEGAGRSASPSPSLSHASGVVVGARRRRLAEGSPGEEPDPVRELLDLEEELENLLALRFKERLAFRQCVRHWGTFDAYCQHQSKCRSQMAADPERMRDAFERKQARKQTACNAWAALLDAACEKIEAMDRERKQMQSRLTKEQTSQYLAAKAARGRAQIGGDSSHTAVGEAAVGASPRPPATGDSPTPGDAGSLDALNNELARLRQVVSLAERKTTRIRQALKDHLERRVPSTPPGVPSPERDRAGEARAAWEAQHLQLEQDAKQAREAVVTFRGRLRELNAQKAAYEKAYGVCPGRRGCENAPVRFSRLGITVDARAAATPWYQRHNFLSLIHRSSSGPPDRAALPLLGPRHHVFIAGRQHLSRPVGKSSGKRGRSRAAEGSGKTGDEHKASASTSGLAGPSEFQNERVHCALYGLTNPSSTVASRWQNRVL, via the exons ATGGAACGCATTGTTGTACTCGTGTCAGCGACATTTCTCTATTCCGTCGTGGGCAGGGCATCTATGGCATCAGCAGAGATGGCGTCCAGAACAAAGCGACTATCTATCCTCATTTCCTTCCATTGTGTGCTTTCTGAGATTTTAAGCGGCCACGCCGCGGCGGAAGCCACGTCGAAGCCAGCGCGCCAGCCCGAAGGTGCTGGACGGTCTGCTTCCCCGTCACCTTCACTGTCACACGCTTCAGGTGTTGTTGTAGGGGCACGCCGGCGGAGGCTTGCCGAAGGCAGTCCCGGGGAGGAGCCTGATCCCGTCCGTGAATTGCTCGATCTTGAGGAGGAGCTCGAAAACCTTCTTGCACTGCGGTTCAAAGAACGACTTGCGTTTAGGCAATGTGTGAGGCACTGGGGTACTTTCGACGCCTACTGCCAACACCAGTCGAAATGCAGAAGCCAG ATGGCGGCGGATCCAGAGAGGATGAGAGATGCATTCGAAAGGAAACAAGCAAGGAAGCAAACGGCTTGCAACGCCTGGGCGGCATTGCTAGACGCCGCCTGTGAGAAAATTGAGGCCATggacagggagaggaaacagatgcAAAGTCGACTCACCAAGGAACAAACCTCCCAGTATCTTGCCGCAAAAGCTGCCCGCGGTCGAGCTCAAATCGGGGGTGATAGTTCGCATACCGCTGTGGGTGAGGCAGCAGTTGGTGCGAGCCCGAGACCGCCGGCTACTGGTGATAGTCCTACGCCAGGTGACGCTGGTTCCCTGGACGCCTTGAATAACGAATTAGCGCGACTAAGGCAGGTGGTATCGCTCGccgagaggaaaacaactAGAATTCGACAGGCTCTGAAGGATCACTTAGAACGCCGTGTACCGTCTACTCCGCCGGGTGTGCCTTCACCTGAACGAGACCGTGCCGGTGAAGCCCGAGCCGCATGGGAGGCGCAACACCTCCAACTCGAACAAGATGCTAAACAGGCACGCGAGGCCGTTGTTACATTTCGTGGGCGGTTGCGGGAACTTAACGCACAGAAAGCTGCATATGAGAAGGCATACGGTGTCTGTCCGGGCAGGAGAGGTTGTGAAAATGCTCCTGTCCGCTTCTCCCGTCTTGGCATTACCGTTGACGCACGTGCGGCGGCTACACCGTGGTATCAGCGCCATAATTTCCTAAGCCTTATCCACCGCTCGAGTAGCGGTCCTCCTGATAGAGCTGCACTGCCGCTTCTTGGCCCCAGGCATCATGTGTTTATTGCTGGGCGACAACACCTATCACGTCCAGTTGGGAAGTCAAGCGGTAAACGTGGTCGCAGTCGTGCAGCTGAAGGCAGCGGTAAAACGGGTGACGAACACAAAGCAAGCGCGAGTACGTCTGGACTTGCAGGACCATCAGAGTTCCAAAATGAACGAGTGCACTGCGCTCTATATGGACTGACGAATCCGTCCTCGACAGTAGCGAGTCGTTGGCAAAACCGTGTTTTGTGA